A part of Myxococcales bacterium genomic DNA contains:
- a CDS encoding IS6 family transposase — translation MKFKYCRFQKEIILRCVRWYLAYPLSLRHIEEMMLERGICVDHSTINRWVLKYSQLLEAEARKRLKSVGSSWRLDETYIKVKGKWKYLYRAVDKSGQSIDFLFTAKRDKNAARRFLAKAIKNCGVPHKINIDKSGTNQAAIKSYNQDNKTKIEIRQKKYLNNIVEQDHRAVKRITRPMMGFKSFSSAKKTLAGIELIHMLRKGQMAQNSNLPLHQQFDSLAA, via the coding sequence ATGAAATTCAAATATTGCCGCTTTCAAAAAGAAATAATTTTAAGATGTGTTCGATGGTATTTGGCATACCCATTAAGTTTAAGGCATATCGAAGAGATGATGCTAGAAAGAGGCATTTGTGTTGATCACTCAACAATCAATAGATGGGTCCTAAAATATTCTCAACTTTTGGAAGCAGAAGCTAGAAAACGCTTAAAATCCGTTGGTAGTAGCTGGCGCTTGGATGAAACCTACATCAAGGTTAAGGGCAAGTGGAAATATCTTTATCGAGCAGTTGATAAATCAGGCCAAAGCATTGATTTTCTCTTCACTGCCAAACGTGATAAGAATGCGGCCAGGAGATTTTTAGCCAAAGCTATTAAAAACTGTGGTGTTCCACACAAGATAAACATCGATAAAAGCGGTACAAATCAAGCTGCCATCAAGTCATATAATCAAGATAACAAAACAAAAATCGAAATACGGCAAAAAAAGTATTTGAATAACATAGTAGAACAGGATCACCGAGCCGTGAAACGAATAACACGCCCTATGATGGGATTTAAATCATTTTCTTCTGCTAAAAAAACTCTTGCCGGTATCGAACTTATACATATGTTGCGCAAGGGCCAAATGGCCCAAAATTCCAATCTACCATTGCATCAACAATTCGATTCATTGGCAGCATAA
- a CDS encoding host attachment protein produces the protein MITTWVLIAHGDAAKILEIKKNGHEISRIKELIHPQTAMKDVDIHTDRPGRSFESANSARHALDYNEDPTDHERKVFAQEIAEFLAQAFDTGRFAKLILVSSPHLLGNIRKSLKEPIKKIIAHELSKDLMALDLKDHELIEKIRTALGIIAF, from the coding sequence ATGATAACTACTTGGGTATTAATCGCGCATGGAGATGCAGCAAAAATATTAGAAATTAAAAAAAATGGTCACGAAATCTCAAGAATTAAAGAGTTGATTCATCCTCAGACGGCTATGAAAGATGTGGATATTCATACTGATAGGCCGGGAAGAAGTTTTGAAAGTGCCAATTCAGCAAGGCATGCTTTGGATTATAATGAAGATCCTACCGATCACGAAAGAAAAGTCTTTGCACAAGAAATCGCCGAATTCTTGGCGCAGGCTTTCGATACTGGCAGATTTGCCAAACTTATCCTTGTTTCTTCTCCCCATCTTTTGGGAAATATTAGAAAATCATTAAAAGAACCAATTAAGAAAATTATTGCCCATGAATTGAGCAAAGATTTGATGGCGCTGGATCTTAAGGATCACGAACTTATAGAAAAGATTCGCACTGCTCTCGGTATTATTGCATTTTGA
- a CDS encoding aminoglycoside phosphotransferase family protein, which yields MLEKPDIADELIISHLKEHYHLHTVSLTFLPLGDRDTAVYRIVADHGLIYFLKLRKDLDEIAVSVPIFLKSKGFKEIIAPIESKSQQGWVDFGDYKMILYPFVEGKNGFEIELSDLQKQKMGRALKALHEIDISLELKKRIPKETFSPKYRDDMKSFFGQMTNKIFKDPIAAKLNEFIKVKRNVINHLIDCAEKLAFELRQKPLEFVLCHTDIHGGNILISNAGEVYIVDWDAPMFAPKERDLMFIGGGIDDIWKTKRDESMFYKAYQKANINLSALAYYRYERIIVDLVEICNQLLLTEGGGADREQAYQWFILNFKSGGTIDRAKNTRNI from the coding sequence ATGCTTGAAAAACCTGACATTGCTGACGAACTCATCATTTCTCATCTAAAAGAACACTATCACTTGCATACTGTTTCACTAACTTTTCTGCCTCTTGGCGATAGAGACACAGCTGTCTATCGCATTGTAGCTGATCATGGATTGATCTACTTTCTAAAATTACGAAAGGACCTTGACGAGATTGCTGTTAGTGTTCCAATTTTTCTTAAATCGAAGGGCTTTAAAGAAATCATCGCACCGATTGAAAGCAAATCCCAGCAGGGATGGGTAGATTTTGGCGACTACAAAATGATTTTGTATCCCTTTGTTGAGGGAAAAAATGGGTTCGAAATTGAATTATCAGACCTGCAAAAACAAAAGATGGGCAGGGCTTTGAAGGCGCTCCATGAAATTGATATTTCACTAGAACTAAAAAAACGTATCCCAAAAGAAACGTTCTCTCCAAAATATCGCGACGACATGAAGAGTTTTTTCGGGCAGATGACAAATAAAATTTTCAAAGATCCCATCGCAGCTAAACTCAACGAATTCATAAAAGTAAAACGGAATGTAATAAATCATCTGATCGACTGTGCAGAAAAATTAGCTTTTGAGCTCAGACAAAAGCCATTGGAATTTGTTCTTTGTCACACGGACATCCATGGTGGAAATATTTTAATTAGCAATGCTGGTGAAGTTTACATTGTGGATTGGGATGCCCCGATGTTTGCACCCAAAGAACGCGATCTCATGTTCATAGGTGGTGGGATTGATGATATATGGAAGACCAAGCGGGATGAGTCCATGTTTTACAAAGCTTACCAAAAAGCAAATATTAATCTTAGTGCATTGGCATATTACCGTTATGAGCGAATCATTGTAGACTTGGTTGAGATATGCAATCAATTATTATTAACAGAGGGAGGTGGGGCAGATCGGGAACAGGCTTATCAGTGGTTCATTTTAAATTTTAAATCTGGTGGGACTATTGATAGAGCAAAGAACACTCGTAACATTTGA